A stretch of DNA from Brachyhypopomus gauderio isolate BG-103 chromosome 7, BGAUD_0.2, whole genome shotgun sequence:
CTCACGTCCAGTGGTCCGGCGTCCGTCAGGTCCTCCTCTGGAGCCCACTGTGGCATgacccctctcctcccaccaTGGAGCCGGGCCTGGCACCCCCGTCCGTACCCGGGAGACGGCGGGTTAGCGCGGGGTAGAGCCAGGGGTGAGACTGAGGGTCTGGGACTCATCGAGAAGCTTCTCCGTCCGTTTCTTAGCCGGGCGGTGCACGGACCGAAGGCTGACTGCACTCGTATTCATGGtgtttgggatttttttttacacagtcCAGCACGGGCTGGTGCGTCATGCTCAGTGGCTCAGATGCTCAGATGCATAAATGCTGTTTGGCTCTTGGAGATATTCCTGTTTGGTTGTAAACTTGATTCTGTCTTTTGCTGTGTTGCCTTTTTCAGTGTCATTGGAGATTTAATTATGCGCCATTAAATTTCTTTTTCATGTGCTGTCAGATTGATTGGCGCGGTCATGTATATTAGTGATGATTGGACTAGAGGAAGTGAACATCCATatccctctttctctatctctcactcacTGACACTCcttctctcacactctgactctcacttctctctctctctctctctctctctctctctctctctctctctctctctctctctcacacacacacactctcacactttctcactctctcctttcttAGGACGATGTGCCAGTCAAGGAGATCAGCATCACGCATCTTGTTAAAGAGGGATCAGAGAAAGCTGACCCACGGCAGTTTGAGCTCCGCAAAGTCCTGGGGCAGGGCTCCTTTGGGAAGGTGTGTTGctgatgtgtgcatgtgttcctgcatgtgtgtgtgtgtgtgtgtgtcctatctgatgtgtttgtagttgtgCTCTCTGTCAGAAAAGCCAAGTGGCACTCAAAAAAGATGAAAGGACTCAACATGCACAAATGCAACATAATTGTTCATGTGAACAGTCCTTCATTCTTCTGAAGATAATCACTGAAATGACATTTGGTAGCCTCTCAGGGTGTGGTCACTATAGTTACCATCAAGACTTAAAAGACCAATGCGATGACTAACAGTTCTTTCTGGTAGAGAAAGAATGGGTCTTACAGTGGACAAAATGGCTAAACATAGCAAGATTACTTTAGAGGCTGTTTTGTAAGGAGGTTTGGCTGTTGTCATCTGTCTCACTCATGCAGGTGTTTCTGGTGAAGAAGATCACAGGACCAGATGCGGGTCAGCTTTACGCTATGAAGGTGCTGAAGAAAGCCACTCTGAAAGGTAGGAGCACGTTCTTCTGGCCATAATAATGAACCTACAGGAAACCAACTTAGAAAAGAGGAAGCTCGTCTCAGTGTTGTGCTTAGATTTGATTCCCATGGTTTCAGCTGTTGGCTGAGATATAGGATGAATGATGTATATGAACCATTTATATATGAATGgtttaatatgtgtgtgtgtgtgtgtgtgtgtgtgtgtgtgtgtgtgtgtgtgtgtgtgtgtgtgtgtgtgtgtgtggggcgtgggttttttttttttattcgctTTGCCTTTTGACAAGATGTTTTCAGCATGTGAGTCATGCATGATGGTTGAGTTATTTCAGCAGGTCAGTTCAACATATAATCAAGTTTACAGAGAATTCCTTTCTCACTCTGTAAAAGCCACGTAGGTTGAGCTGATTTCGGTGTGAGAGCGAGCATTCCTGTGTTGCTATTGTCCGTGTAGGACGAACTCGCCTCACAGAGAGCATCCATTCAGAATTGAGCTTCAACACCAGCTTGACTATGAAATGAGAGGACTGAtaacacgtgtgtatgtgtgtgtgtgtgtgtgtgtgtgtgtgtgtatgtgcacatccACGCGTGCTCATCTACTGGATGCCAAACCTTGGCCATTGGCGTGGGGTCGTTGGGAGGGACCGCagatccccctctccctctcctctgctCTTGTTTCTCTCTCCTTTATTTAATTAGTCGTCCAGTGCCATCTGTGTTATTGCATACTGCCAGAATGCCAAACCCCAAGAAGGGGGTGGGGAAGGGGTGTGCTGCTGTTTAGTAGTGATTTAGCAGAAAAgcctcttttgtgtgtgtgtgtgtgtgtggcagttcGGGATCGAGTGAGGACTAAGATGGAGAGGGACATCTTGGTGGAGGTAAACCACCCCTTCATCGTTAAGCTGCACTATGGTGAGTCTCTTGCAGGTCTTAAGCCACTCGAAATGATTAATGTCCCTCATTATTTTTGTGCCACAAAGCCTTATGAACCAAttaactctctctcttttctctttccctccatttctttatctctctctccctctgtctctctctccctgtgtctctttTAATCCATCACCAGCGTTCCAGACTGAGGGAAAGCTTTATCTGATTCTGGACTTCCTTCGTGGAGGAGACCTTTTCACCCGTTTGTCAAAAGAGGTCCAAGCAGACAACATATACATGTATACTTAGTTCTGGTTCCCAAGGTGTGTCTGAATGtgtttggttttccacaacctCTTGTtacttcctcaggtgatgtTCACTGAGGAGGATGTGAAGTTCTACTTGGCTGAGCTGGCGTTGGCACTGGACCACCTTCATGGACTGGGAATCATCTACAGAGACCTCAAACCAGAGAAGTACAAAATAGTAGCTTCTTTGCCCAGCGTGGAGAGCAGTATTGTCTCTCTGAGGTTAGGTAATGTCTGGTTACATGAGCAGTCAGTATAAAGGTAGCACTTGGGCTTGTGGTTGATTTGTGACAGTCTGAAGTCAACCAGGGTGGTGTCGGTGCATTCTGTAGCTACTGTTCCAATTTCTCTTAATCCgttacactctcactctctctctctctctctctctctctctctctctctctctctctctctctctctctctctcctctctctctctctctctctctctctctctctctctctctctctctctctctcacacacacacacacacacacacacatcctctttCAACCAAAGCCAAAcctaaataattttaatatGTGTAAAAAGGATGGCAAGGTGAATGGTGTCTATATGCCTGTCTATGTAGTTGCAGAATTATGTCTCCATAGCTATTCCATAGATATAATTGGCTAAAATAATTACAGAGCAAAAATGTGCACGTCTCTATGTGGTGACAGGCCTTCTGATGCTGTGAAAATTTCTGTGATTTCAGCATCCTGCTGGACGAGGACGGGCACATCAAGCTGACGGGTGGGTAATTCCATCCCTCTGCACCTGCGTTCTCAGGAGCGTGGCACTGGGCCCAGTgggcgccgccctgctggacgTCTGCCGCATCACAGGCAACCCTGCAGCTACGGGCTGGCAGGCGTCTGCTTTCATGACCTCACCTAAGAGACTCATGATGAAACAACTCTAATCCCAAAAAATGATCGGATGATTGCAATCCTTCAACACCTTGTTTTCACTGCGTAACCTTGTAGGTTCACCTTTGGCCTGGAGAACTTTGTTAATGTGTTGAAGGCTCTTCACCAAGTACTGATAATATAAGGTTGTATAGTCATCCACCTCTTTGTTAATGAATAAGAAGTTCTAGCCAGCAAAGCCATGCTGCACATACTGATTTTGTCCTAAAAAGGTCTCACAGTACTTAAGGTTTTTCCAGCACTTTCCACTGGTGTCATAAATTACCCCCAGTTAAATTGGGGGGTATTTCAATACATTTGGTAAGGTTCTATATCCTGTAAAGAGGTGTAAATGGTCATAATGGCAATTATACTTATACAAGTATTATACTTGTACTGTGTTTTAGACTTTGGGCTCAGCAAAGAGTCGATCGACCATGAGAACAAGGCCTACTCTTTCTGTGGGACGGTGGAGTACATGGCTCCTGAAGTGGTCAACCGCAGGGGACATACGCACAGCGCTGATTGGTGGTCATACGGCGTGCTAATGGTGAGGGGGCCGGACATCCTGCTCCGACTCTTCTGTTTTCCTGCTCTAGAAACCCTGCAGGCTGTAGAAAAGCTCTTCACCAGCCATGGTTGTGCTTCTGTCTCCAGTATGAAATGTTAACGGGAACACTGCCTTTCCAAGGCAAGGACCGCAAGGAGACCATGACCATGATTCTGAAGTGAGTTCTGTGGCTCTTCACTGCCAAAGTTATTTTTTCACCTGTATTGCATTCAAATGGCTTTCAAAGTTTACGTGGCTGAGCTCCAGACCCCAGCTGAAAGGCAGTAGTGGACCAGAAACCCTGGCGGTTATGGAACACGTGGTCATGGTTCTCCACACCATGCTAGTGGCCTGCACTTAACCTACTATATATTTTCAGTAAACTCAAAGTCGTTCCAAATGCCAATTTAGCTCCTGTGGCGGCTAGAATAAGCTCACAGTGCGTAAAACTTTCAGTAGGGTAACTGCTGACATTACCAGACTGCCCCCAGGGCAGTAGGGGGGGCTGATACACCAGGGGGTGTTGGCGCCTAGGGGTAGCAGGGGAGGCAAGAGCTGGAACGTGGCTAGATACATAAGGGCAGGGTTGTCTACCGTCATGACACTGGGGCACTTGGCACTGAAGACCAGCACTTTAGAATgcatttgggtttttttttgttttttcttcttgttgttgatctgtattttttaataaaagaagTGCATCTGACTGGGTGGGCAGGAGGGCCACTTGAACTGTTCCACATTATCGATCCCTCTGCATGCACTCATTGAGTCTTTCTGAGCAACAGGAGGTAATAAGTGActttaaaaaaatcaaaacaTCCTTTTCTTCTCGTGTGCCCTGCTGTACTCTGGCCCGACCTCTCACCACCTGCAGAGCCAAGCTGGGCATGCCTCCGTTCCTCAGCTCGGAGGCTCAGAGCCTCCTTCGCAACCTGTTCAAACGCAACCCCTCCAACCGGCTGGGTAAGCAGGataccacctccatcacacgcTCAGGTTGACCGGTGGGCATGCTCTCCTGTGATTTGATTGTTAAACGTTAACTTGCACATATTAAATGTTAACGTCAGTGTTACTCTGTGTCTGAAGCAGTCAGATATTGTTTGTGCAGGTGCAGGTCCAGATGGAGTTGAAGAAATAAAGAGACACCAGTTTTATGCTTCCATTGACTggaatgtaagtgtgtgtgtgtgtgtgtgtgtgggggggtgtatatTATATCTACCACACTGGAGTGATTTGTCGAGTACTGTCACCACTCCATGCTGAATTTTAATGTGTATCATGCTTTTTTTGTCACAAGAAATTATTTAGGAGAGAGATTCAGCCGCCCTTCAAACCTGCCTCTGGGAGACCTGATGACACCTTCTACTTTGACCCAGAATTCACAGCTAAAACTCCCAAAGGTCTCTTTAAGAGTGTCTTTTTTCACTGGGTCCCACATGGAAAATTAGGAACATTTTTGCTTCAGACAAATTGATGACAGAGCACATTAACTTAATTACTCATAAGctttaagatatatatatatatatatatatatatatatatatatatatatatatatatatatatatgttgttAAACAAGATGTTTCCGTTTGAGCTCTAAgggggtgtgtgggttgtgTACAGATTCACCAGGTGTGCCCCCTAGTGCCAATGCTCATCAGCTCTTCAGAGGTTTTAGCTTTGTGGCCATCAGCTCAGAGGAGGAGATTCAACCCCTGCAGAGCAACATGAGCACCATAGTGCAGGTAC
This window harbors:
- the rps6ka3b gene encoding ribosomal protein S6 kinase alpha-3 isoform X6, with product MVFGIFFYTVQHGLDDVPVKEISITHLVKEGSEKADPRQFELRKVLGQGSFGKVFLVKKITGPDAGQLYAMKVLKKATLKVRDRVRTKMERDILVEVNHPFIVKLHYAFQTEGKLYLILDFLRGGDLFTRLSKEVMFTEEDVKFYLAELALALDHLHGLGIIYRDLKPENILLDEDGHIKLTDFGLSKESIDHENKAYSFCGTVEYMAPEVVNRRGHTHSADWWSYGVLMYEMLTGTLPFQGKDRKETMTMILKAKLGMPPFLSSEAQSLLRNLFKRNPSNRLGAGPDGVEEIKRHQFYASIDWNKLFRREIQPPFKPASGRPDDTFYFDPEFTAKTPKDSPGVPPSANAHQLFRGFSFVAISSEEEIQPLQSNMSTIVQQLHRNTTQFGDSYEVREDIGVGSYSICKRCIHKSTAMEYAVKIINKAKRDPMDEVEILLRYGQHPNIITLKDVYDDGRSVFLVTELLKGGELLDKILRQKFFSEREASSVLYTITKTVEYLHGQGVVHRDLKPSNILYVDESGNPESIRICDFGFAKQLRAENGLLMTPCYTANFVAPEVLKKQGYDAACDIWSLGVLLYTMLTGFTPFANGPEDTPEEILARIGSGKFSLTGGYWNSVSLEAKDLVSKMLHVDPHQRLTAAQVLRHPWIIHRDQLPKYQLNRQDAPHLVKGAMAATYSALNRNVPPMLEPVGCSTLAQRRGVKKLTSTAL
- the rps6ka3b gene encoding ribosomal protein S6 kinase alpha-3 isoform X4, encoding MPAALKESRGAQSCRGMEEALTSVHPDPHWDLQDDVPVKEISITHLVKEGSEKADPRQFELRKVLGQGSFGKVFLVKKITGPDAGQLYAMKVLKKATLKVRDRVRTKMERDILVEVNHPFIVKLHYAFQTEGKLYLILDFLRGGDLFTRLSKEVMFTEEDVKFYLAELALALDHLHGLGIIYRDLKPENILLDEDGHIKLTDFGLSKESIDHENKAYSFCGTVEYMAPEVVNRRGHTHSADWWSYGVLMYEMLTGTLPFQGKDRKETMTMILKAKLGMPPFLSSEAQSLLRNLFKRNPSNRLGAGPDGVEEIKRHQFYASIDWNKLFRREIQPPFKPASGRPDDTFYFDPEFTAKTPKDSPGVPPSANAHQLFRGFSFVAISSEEEIQPLQSNMSTIVQQLHRNTTQFGDSYEVREDIGVGSYSICKRCIHKSTAMEYAVKIINKAKRDPMDEVEILLRYGQHPNIITLKDVYDDGRSVFLVTELLKGGELLDKILRQKFFSEREASSVLYTITKTVEYLHGQGVVHRDLKPSNILYVDESGNPESIRICDFGFAKQLRAENGLLMTPCYTANFVAPEVLKKQGYDAACDIWSLGVLLYTMLTGFTPFANGPEDTPEEILARIGSGKFSLTGGYWNSVSLEAKDLVSKMLHVDPHQRLTAAQVLRHPWIIHRDQLPKYQLNRQDAPHLVKGAMAATYSALNRNVPPMLEPVGCSTLAQRRGVKKLTSTAL
- the rps6ka3b gene encoding ribosomal protein S6 kinase alpha-3 isoform X5; its protein translation is MLKMLPIRIRQRFTQDDVPVKEISITHLVKEGSEKADPRQFELRKVLGQGSFGKVFLVKKITGPDAGQLYAMKVLKKATLKVRDRVRTKMERDILVEVNHPFIVKLHYAFQTEGKLYLILDFLRGGDLFTRLSKEVMFTEEDVKFYLAELALALDHLHGLGIIYRDLKPENILLDEDGHIKLTDFGLSKESIDHENKAYSFCGTVEYMAPEVVNRRGHTHSADWWSYGVLMYEMLTGTLPFQGKDRKETMTMILKAKLGMPPFLSSEAQSLLRNLFKRNPSNRLGAGPDGVEEIKRHQFYASIDWNKLFRREIQPPFKPASGRPDDTFYFDPEFTAKTPKDSPGVPPSANAHQLFRGFSFVAISSEEEIQPLQSNMSTIVQQLHRNTTQFGDSYEVREDIGVGSYSICKRCIHKSTAMEYAVKIINKAKRDPMDEVEILLRYGQHPNIITLKDVYDDGRSVFLVTELLKGGELLDKILRQKFFSEREASSVLYTITKTVEYLHGQGVVHRDLKPSNILYVDESGNPESIRICDFGFAKQLRAENGLLMTPCYTANFVAPEVLKKQGYDAACDIWSLGVLLYTMLTGFTPFANGPEDTPEEILARIGSGKFSLTGGYWNSVSLEAKDLVSKMLHVDPHQRLTAAQVLRHPWIIHRDQLPKYQLNRQDAPHLVKGAMAATYSALNRNVPPMLEPVGCSTLAQRRGVKKLTSTAL